One segment of Panicum virgatum strain AP13 chromosome 3K, P.virgatum_v5, whole genome shotgun sequence DNA contains the following:
- the LOC120698867 gene encoding annexin D3-like, whose amino-acid sequence MASISIPDPVPPATEDAENIRKAVQGWGTDEKALIEILGHRTAAQRAEIAVAYEGLYNETLLDRLHSELSGDFRSAMMLWTMDPAARDAKLAHKALKKKGDRHVWVLVEVACASSPDHHVAVRKAYCAAYSASLEEDVAACPLYKDPLKQFLVRLVSSYRYSGELVDDELARAEAAELHDAVVARKQTLHGDVARIVGSRSKPQLKATFERFRQEHGRAIDDVLEERRGDQLAAVLKTAVWCLACPEKHFAEVIRISIVGLGTDEESLTRAIVSRAEVDMKKVKEEYKARYRKTVTSDVNGDTSGYYNGILLTLVGPE is encoded by the exons ATGGCCTCCATCTCGATTCCCGACCCGGTTCCTCCCGCCACCGAAGACGCCGAGAACATTAGGAAAGCTGTGCAAG GATGGGGCACGGACGAGAAGGCGCTGATCGAGATACTGGGCCACcggacggcggcgcagcgcgccGAGATCGCCGTGGCCTACGAGGGTCTCTACAACGAGACGCTCCTCGACCGGCTCCACTCCGAGCTCTCCGGCGACTTCCGG AGCGCGATGATGCTGTGGACCATGGACCCGGCGGCGCGTGACGCCAAGCTCGCCCACAAGGCCCTGAAGAAGAAGGGCGACCGGCACGTGTGGGTGCTCGTCGAGGTCGCCTGCGCGTCGTCGCCGGATCACCACGTCGCCGTCAGGAAGGCCTACTGCGCCGCCTACTCGGCGTCCCTCGAGGAGGACGTGGCCGCCTGCCCGCTCTACAAGGACCCCCTCAAGCAGTTCTTGGTGCGGCTCGTGAGCTCCTACCggtactccggcgagctcgtcgACGACGAGCTGGCGAGGGCGGAGGCCGCGGAGCTGCACGACGCGGTGGTGGCCAGGAAGCAGACGCTGCACGGCGACGTCGCGCGCATCGTCGGCTCGAGGAGCAAGCCGCAGCTGAAGGCGACGTTCGAGCGGTTCAGGCAGGAGCACGGCAGGGCCATCGACGACGTCCTCGAGGAACGCCGCGGCGACCAGCTCGCGGCGGTGCTCAAGACCGCGGTGTGGTGCTTGGCATGCCCCGAGAAGCATTTCGCAGAG GTGATCCGGATCTCCATTGTTGGGCTCGGCACCGACGAGGAGTCGCTGACGAGGGCCATCGTCTCGCGCGCCGAGGTCGACATGAAGAAGGTGAAGGAGGAGTACAAGGCGAGGTACCGCAAGACGGTCACCAGCGACGTCAACGGCGACACGTCCGGCTACTACAATGGCATCTTGCTCACCCTAGTGGGGCCTGAGTAA
- the LOC120698868 gene encoding mitochondrial fission 1 protein A-like, with amino-acid sequence MEAKMGRFFESVGSFFTGGDNIPWCDRDIIAGCERELADAATEEQRNDSLMRLSWALVHSRQMDDVNRGISMLEASLDNSGSPLETREKLYLLAVGHYRNGDYSKSRQLAERCLQIQPDWRQAISLKKAIEDKIAKDGLIGIGIATTAVGLLVGGIAAAVARKK; translated from the exons ATGGAGGCGAAGATGGGGCGCTTCTTCGAGTCCGTGGGCAGCTTCTTCACCGGCGGCGACAACATCCCCTGGTGCGACCGCGACATCATCGCC GGATGTGAAAGAGAGCTTGCCGATGCTGCAACTGAAGAGCAGAGGAATGATAGCCTTATGAGGCTTTCTTGGGCCCTTGTGCACTCCAGGCAGATGGACGATGTAAATCGTGGAATTAGCATGCTTGAAG CTTCTTTGGATAATTCTGGCAGCCCTCTGGAGACTAGGGAAAAGCTGTACTTGTTGGCTGTTGGGCATTACAGGAATGGTGACTACTCAAAAAGCCGGCAACTTGCGGAACGCTGTTTGCAG ATTCAACCTGATTGGAGGCAGGCTATTTCTCTGAAGAAAGCAATAGAAGATAAAATTGCCAAAG ATGGTCTTATTGGAATAGGAATTGCGACAACTGCTGTGGGACTTCTGGTTGGTGGAATTGCAGCTGCTGTTGCCAGAAAGAAGTAA